The Kineothrix sp. MB12-C1 genome includes a window with the following:
- the secG gene encoding preprotein translocase subunit SecG, giving the protein MEVLRIILLVAFIIICFALVILVLMQEGKSAGLGAISGAAETYWGKNKGRSMEGTLVKITKYLAAGFIVLAAILNLNVF; this is encoded by the coding sequence ATGGAAGTTTTAAGAATTATATTGTTAGTAGCTTTTATTATAATATGCTTTGCTTTGGTTATATTAGTATTGATGCAGGAAGGTAAATCGGCAGGTTTAGGAGCCATCAGTGGCGCAGCGGAGACTTATTGGGGTAAGAACAAGGGGCGTTCTATGGAAGGAACTCTCGTTAAGATTACCAAGTATCTGGCAGCGGGCTTTATTGTGTTGGCAGCGATCTTAAATCTTAATGTATTTTAA
- the eno gene encoding phosphopyruvate hydratase, producing the protein MINSCWKITKVHGREILDSRGNPTVEAEVTIEGSIVGRAAVPSGASTGRFEAVELRDGETRYFGLGVQRAVKNINTKLNDALVGQNVLEQGLIDRILIDTDGTENKENLGANATLGVSMACARAAAQILELPLYRYLGGTHTRLLPVPMMNILNGGKHAANTVDFQEFMIMPVQAESFADGLRICAEIYHHLKKLLNDKDLSTGVGDEGGFAPDLPDAKSVLSLIVEAISVSGYTPGEDIKIALDVASSELYNEKTGMYHFPGESKLSGNEVVRDTAEMISYYEELIDQFPIISIEDGLAEDDWDGWKELTKRLGEKVQLVGDDLFVTNTKRLDAGIKLRVGNAILVKVNQIGTVSEAMEAIEMAHKNAYRAVISHRSGETEDTFIADLAVAVNAGQIKTGAPCRSDRVAKYNRLLRIEEELETVAAYKEPFNKI; encoded by the coding sequence ATGATTAATTCATGTTGGAAAATTACGAAAGTACATGGCAGGGAGATATTGGATTCTAGAGGGAATCCGACGGTAGAGGCGGAGGTAACGATAGAAGGAAGTATTGTAGGGCGGGCTGCAGTTCCTTCGGGAGCTAGTACCGGACGATTTGAAGCAGTGGAATTGAGGGATGGAGAGACTCGCTATTTCGGTCTTGGAGTACAAAGGGCGGTAAAGAATATCAATACGAAATTAAATGATGCATTAGTGGGACAAAATGTATTGGAACAGGGACTTATTGACCGCATTCTAATTGATACAGACGGTACGGAGAATAAGGAGAATCTCGGGGCTAACGCTACACTTGGCGTTTCTATGGCATGTGCAAGGGCTGCGGCACAGATTCTGGAACTTCCTCTTTATCGGTATCTGGGCGGTACACATACGAGATTGTTGCCGGTACCTATGATGAACATTCTAAATGGAGGAAAGCATGCAGCCAATACAGTGGATTTCCAAGAATTTATGATTATGCCGGTACAGGCGGAAAGTTTTGCGGATGGGCTCCGGATTTGTGCAGAGATCTATCACCACTTGAAAAAGCTGCTAAATGATAAAGACCTTTCTACAGGAGTAGGGGATGAAGGAGGTTTTGCTCCTGATTTACCGGATGCAAAATCCGTGTTATCGCTCATTGTAGAAGCTATTTCAGTGAGTGGCTATACTCCGGGAGAGGACATTAAGATTGCCCTCGACGTGGCAAGCAGTGAATTATATAATGAAAAAACAGGAATGTATCATTTCCCGGGAGAAAGTAAGCTTTCCGGAAATGAAGTGGTAAGGGATACCGCTGAGATGATTTCCTATTATGAAGAACTCATTGATCAGTTCCCCATTATTTCCATTGAAGATGGTCTTGCAGAAGATGATTGGGATGGATGGAAGGAATTGACGAAACGGCTAGGAGAGAAAGTACAGCTTGTAGGGGATGACTTGTTCGTTACTAATACGAAGCGTTTGGATGCGGGTATTAAGCTGCGTGTAGGTAATGCTATTCTGGTTAAGGTGAACCAGATAGGAACGGTGTCGGAAGCGATGGAAGCTATTGAGATGGCGCATAAAAATGCTTATCGCGCGGTGATTTCTCATCGTTCGGGGGAGACAGAAGATACGTTTATCGCGGATCTTGCGGTGGCAGTCAATGCAGGGCAGATTAAGACAGGTGCTCCCTGCCGTTCAGACCGAGTTGCGAAATATAACAGACTCCTTCGCATCGAGGAAGAGCTGGAAACAGTAGCAGCATACAAAGAGCCATTTAACAAAATATAG
- the rnr gene encoding ribonuclease R: MNRELYDKRKNLICELVADEMYVPMKEKEIAAFMQVSKEDREEFHQILEELLAQSRLSLTSKGKYTKPDERIVTGIFISNARGFGFVEVEGRDGDLFIPDTKTNGAFHKDTVQVRLLPGGKGKRQEAEVIKVLARGMTQIVGTFQKSRNFGFVLPDNSKLSEDIFVPLERSKGAVDGHKVVVELTGYGDEQKGKKPEGKVIEILGHMNDPGVDILSIVRNFELPTGFEEKVLTQAERVASEVSEADMQGREDLRKVQMVTIDGEDAKDLDDAISISREGDNYLLGVHIADVTNYVQENSALDREALNRGTSVYLVDRVIPMLPHVLSNGICSLNQGEDRLALSCIMTVNSKGEVIDYRIAETVICIDRRMSYTSVKKILEDKDEAEREEHKEFVPMFEQMEELAAILREKRRKRGSIDFDFPETKIILDQEGHPLEIKPYDRNTATKIIEDFMLLANETVAQHFYWLDLPFVYRIHGNPDPEKITQLGIFIRNFGYGLKASKDEIHPKEIQKLLGRIEGTKEEMLISRLTLRSMKQAKYSVDCTGHFGLACPYYCHFTSPIRRYPDLQIHRIIKEQLRGRLKEERTSHYEEILPGVADRSSKMERRADEAERETDKLKKAEYMEKHIGEQFEGVISGITSWGIYVELPNTVEGLIHVSELEGDYFYYDELNYEMVGRDSGKRYRLGERIVVIVDGTDRFTRTVDFIPAEQEEGV; encoded by the coding sequence ATGAATAGGGAATTATATGATAAAAGGAAGAATTTAATATGTGAACTTGTAGCGGATGAAATGTATGTTCCTATGAAAGAAAAAGAAATAGCAGCTTTTATGCAAGTGTCAAAGGAAGATAGAGAGGAATTTCATCAGATTCTGGAAGAACTTTTAGCCCAGAGCCGCCTGAGTCTTACTTCCAAAGGGAAGTATACCAAGCCGGATGAGAGAATTGTGACAGGAATCTTTATTAGCAATGCCAGAGGATTTGGCTTTGTTGAGGTAGAAGGCCGAGATGGGGATTTGTTTATTCCCGATACTAAGACAAATGGAGCTTTTCATAAGGATACGGTACAGGTAAGGCTTCTTCCGGGTGGGAAGGGAAAGCGCCAAGAGGCAGAAGTAATTAAGGTTCTTGCCCGTGGAATGACGCAGATTGTAGGTACATTCCAAAAGTCCAGGAATTTCGGATTTGTTTTACCGGATAATAGCAAGCTATCGGAAGATATCTTCGTTCCGTTGGAACGTTCTAAAGGGGCGGTAGATGGGCATAAAGTAGTGGTAGAACTTACTGGTTACGGCGATGAACAAAAAGGAAAGAAGCCGGAAGGAAAAGTTATCGAGATTCTGGGGCATATGAATGATCCGGGAGTGGATATCTTATCGATTGTAAGAAATTTCGAATTGCCTACAGGTTTTGAAGAGAAGGTATTGACGCAGGCAGAGCGTGTTGCTTCAGAAGTATCCGAGGCTGATATGCAGGGAAGAGAAGATTTGCGGAAGGTACAGATGGTAACGATAGACGGTGAAGATGCCAAAGACTTGGATGATGCAATCAGCATATCGAGGGAGGGAGATAATTACCTTCTTGGTGTTCATATTGCCGATGTTACCAATTATGTTCAGGAGAATTCAGCGTTAGACAGAGAAGCACTTAACAGAGGGACTAGCGTCTATTTGGTGGACAGGGTAATTCCAATGCTTCCCCATGTACTTTCTAATGGGATATGTTCCTTAAATCAAGGGGAAGATAGGCTGGCGCTTAGCTGCATTATGACAGTGAATTCCAAAGGTGAGGTAATCGATTACCGAATTGCAGAAACGGTTATCTGTATCGATCGACGGATGAGTTACACGAGCGTAAAGAAGATTCTTGAAGATAAGGATGAAGCGGAACGTGAAGAGCATAAAGAGTTTGTGCCTATGTTCGAACAGATGGAAGAACTCGCAGCTATTTTGCGGGAGAAAAGAAGGAAACGAGGCTCTATCGATTTTGATTTCCCTGAAACAAAAATTATATTGGACCAAGAAGGGCATCCGTTGGAGATAAAGCCCTACGACAGAAATACAGCGACGAAAATTATTGAAGACTTTATGCTTTTAGCGAATGAGACAGTAGCACAGCATTTTTACTGGCTCGATCTTCCTTTCGTTTATCGAATTCATGGCAATCCGGATCCGGAGAAGATTACGCAGCTCGGTATATTTATTCGTAACTTCGGGTATGGGCTTAAAGCCTCTAAGGACGAGATACACCCGAAAGAGATTCAGAAGTTATTAGGGAGAATTGAGGGAACGAAGGAGGAAATGTTAATTAGCAGACTTACCCTCCGAAGTATGAAGCAAGCAAAGTATTCCGTAGATTGTACGGGACATTTTGGGCTGGCTTGTCCCTATTACTGTCATTTTACATCTCCGATTCGTAGGTATCCGGATTTACAAATACACCGCATTATTAAGGAACAGCTTAGAGGGCGTCTAAAAGAAGAACGCACCTCCCATTATGAGGAGATTCTTCCCGGAGTGGCGGATCGTTCCTCTAAGATGGAGCGGCGTGCGGATGAGGCAGAGCGTGAGACCGATAAGTTAAAGAAAGCAGAATATATGGAGAAACATATCGGAGAGCAATTCGAAGGTGTGATTTCGGGTATTACAAGTTGGGGCATCTATGTGGAACTGCCCAATACGGTAGAAGGACTTATCCATGTATCTGAATTAGAAGGCGATTATTTCTATTACGATGAATTGAATTATGAGATGGTAGGAAGGGATTCGGGCAAACGCTATCGACTGGGAGAACGTATTGTGGTTATAGTGGATGGTACCGACCGCTTCACCAGAACGGTGGACTTCATACCTGCAGAGCAGGAAGAAGGGGTGTAG
- the smpB gene encoding SsrA-binding protein SmpB: MAKEAMKLVANNKKAYHDYFIEEKYEAGVVLHGTEVKSMRMGKCSIKEAFIRIENGEMFAYGMHVSPYEKGNIFNKDPLRVKKLLLHKQEINKLTGQIAEKGYTLIPLQVYFKDGLAKVEIGLAKGKKLYDKRQDIAKKDQKREVEKEMKMRLRG, from the coding sequence ATGGCAAAAGAGGCGATGAAATTAGTTGCAAATAATAAAAAGGCATATCACGATTATTTTATTGAAGAGAAATACGAAGCAGGTGTCGTCCTTCACGGAACGGAAGTAAAATCCATGCGTATGGGAAAGTGCAGTATCAAGGAGGCATTTATCCGTATTGAGAACGGGGAAATGTTCGCCTATGGAATGCATGTAAGCCCATATGAAAAGGGGAATATTTTCAACAAGGATCCTCTTAGAGTTAAAAAGCTATTGCTTCATAAACAGGAAATAAACAAACTGACCGGACAAATTGCGGAAAAGGGATATACCTTAATACCGCTACAGGTATATTTCAAAGATGGCTTGGCTAAAGTGGAAATCGGTTTAGCAAAAGGTAAGAAGTTGTACGATAAGAGGCAGGACATTGCTAAAAAGGATCAAAAAAGAGAAGTGGAGAAAGAAATGAAGATGAGGCTGCGAGGATAA